A portion of the Malania oleifera isolate guangnan ecotype guangnan chromosome 3, ASM2987363v1, whole genome shotgun sequence genome contains these proteins:
- the LOC131151782 gene encoding uncharacterized protein LOC131151782 produces MSRDRGNENLPSEDIGWHFGTAVDGNRHVIMCKLCGKIIKGGITRLKQHLAHKKGQVAGCSNVTTQVREQMMKHLQQYAEKKRDKQKRQEEAEAQIRGDFENLSDEEDLEEESMRFARQESMRSQQQWEDRQRFRARTTGRGNIYEEGGGSGSGATSGFNRAGARSYSGQEAGGSGRQWINPDAPEARLKAMDPILERSKSAKQPKLNTKLLKGLRSKLGKAVGKFLIYNRIPANVADSPFMQPMLDIAAEVGKGVKGPSPYEISEIYLEQEYQEMKNYIASFAGIWKERGVTLMCDGWSGPTRKHIINFLVYCDRGTVFHKSVDASDVPSRTAEYYFRLMDEVVEEIGEENVVQVVTDNEAAMKAGGKLLMQKRPNLYWTACAAHCIDLILEDIGKKSNVKKVLEDARTITSFIYNHTWTVNFMKKFTNNRELLRPAITRFATNFIALETIVRHKQALREMFTSDAWKNSRFGMAKSGPAYDSKKIILGKEFWQKASDIIKVQEPLVKVLKLVDGDEKPTMGFIYEAIDRAKLAIQKDCRFYKDYWKIIDNRWSFQLHQDLHAAGYFLNPQFLYGAPPSPEVAREVMDGVKKVITKLVPDIDTQIRAINQLLLYRDRQETFGTPLAQRAVKQTNPAEWWIHYGLCAPELQRIAIRVLSQTTSASNCERNWSTFSLIHTKTRNRLKYMRLQKLVFVHYNMRLKLRRTMRRSQREIEEGFNPINLDYIFEEDDPLSQWLEERETPLLDGQDNSNWLNEEVGGTTEGGDQPPINAHDDSGSSPERTQSDDNLGLSPPSDDDGNSGAGAGVGGGGSGGGGGGGVEYNYGYDTGTSFGRDIYPSDPYGLHDIPENYDLGIPPGNQSSQPRRRRSARGDPSDSTEDSYGVVRSFGDFGLDGSSSQSFGSHPAYPHYASRDSHFYPSGLGISGSSESSSTHYPEPAPAPTYRHYSGEFSSPVHFQEQQQNDANLGSFNYVFPQGWGDNFPSQSQDTDANYEDPPRHSFWW; encoded by the exons atgtcacgtgatagaggaaatgaaaacttacctagtgaagatattggatggcattttggtactgcggtagacggtaatagacatgttattatgtgtaaattatgtgggaagataatcaaagggggcattacacgcttgaaacaacacttggcacataaaaagggtcaagtagctggatgctcaaatgtgaccacacaagtaagagaacaaatgatgaaacatctacaacagtatgctgagaagaaaagagataaacaaaaaaggcaagaagaagcagaagcccaaattagaggagattttgagaatttgagcgatgaagaagacttggaagaagaaagtatgagatttgctcgacaagaaagcatgcgatcacaacaacaatgggaagatagacaaagatttcgagcaagaacaactggaaggggtaatatttatgaagagggaggtggctctggcagtggtgctaccagtggtttcaatagagcaggagctcgatcttatagtggtcaagaagctggaggtagtggacgacaatggatcaatcctgatgcccctgaagctagactaaaggcaatggatcctattttagaaagaagcaagagtgcgaaacaaccaaaactcaacacaaagttactgaaaggtttaagaagtaaattaggaaaagcggttggaaaattcctaatttataatcggattccagcgaatgtagctgactctccatttatgcagcctatgcttgatattgctgcagaggttggaaagggggtgaagggtccatcaccctatgagatatctgaaatttatttggagcaagagtatcaagaaatgaaaaattatatagcttcttttgctggaatttggaaggaaagaggtgtaacacttatgtgtgatggttggtcaggaccaactagaaaacacattataaactttttagtttattgtgatagaggcaccgtgtttcataaatcagttgatgcctctgatgtgccaagcagaacagctgaatattatttcag attaatggatgaggtggttgaagaaattggagaggagaatgttgtccaagtagtgactgataatgaagctgcaatgaaggcaggaggaaaattattaatgcagaagaggcccaatctctattggacagcatgtgcagctcattgcatagaccttattcttgaagatattggtaagaaaagtaacgtgaagaaggtcttagaagatgcaagaacaataacctcatttatttacaaccacacatggacagtgaatttcatgaagaaattcacaaataatagagagttacttcgccctgccatcactcgatttgccacaaatttcattgctttggagactattgtcaggcataaacaagcactaagggaaatgtttacatctgatgcttggaaaaactcaaggtttggaatggcaaaatcaggcccagcatatgattcaaagaaaattatcttaggcaaagagttttggcaaaaggcctctgatataattaaagtgcaagaacccttggtgaaagttcttaaattggttgatggtgatgaaaaaccaaccatgggcttcatatacgaggcaattgatagggcgaagttggccattcaaaaagattgccggttttacaaagactattggaaaattattgacaaccggtggagttttcagttgcaccaagatttgcacgctgctg ggtattttttgaacccacaatttctttatggtgccccaccctctcctgaagttgctagagaagtcatggatggagttaaaaaagtgataaccaagttggtacccgatatagatactcaaattcgggctattaatcaa ttgttgctatatcgagataggcaggagacttttggaaccccgttggctcaaagggcagtgaaacaaacaaatcctg ctgaatggtggattcattatggcttgtgtgctcctgagctccaaagaatagcaattagagttcttagccagaccacatcagcttcgaactgtgagcgtaattggagcacctttagcctcatccatacgaaaacaagaaatagattaaagtatatgagactacaaaaacttgttttcgtacattacaacatgaggttaaagttaagacgtacaatgagaagaagccaacgagaaattgaagagggtttcaatcctatcaatttggactacattttcgaagaagatgatcctttaagtcaatggttagaggagagagagacaccactactcgatggtcaggacaattcaaattggttaaatgaagaggttggtggtactacagaaggaggtgatcaaccaccaataaacgcgcatgatgattcaggttcaagccctgaacgtacacaaagtgatgacaatcttggtttgagcccaccaagtgatgatgatggtaatagtggtgctggagctggggttggggggggtggcagtggtggtggtggaggcggcggtgtagaatataattatggatatgatacagggacatcatttggaagggatatatatccttctgatccttatggactacatgacatacctgaaaattatgacttgggtattcctccagggaaccaatcttcacaacccaggagaaggaggagtgctcgtggtgaccctagcgattctactgaagattcatatggtgtggttcgtagttttggcgactttggtttagatggttcatcatcacaatcatttggatctcatccagcatatccacattatgcatctcgtgactcacatttttatcccagtggattaggaatctcaggatctagtgagtcttcttctacacactacccagagccagcccctgccccaacttatagacattattcaggagaattttcatcaccagtacattttcaagagcaacaacaaaatgatgcaaacttgggttcattcaactatgtatttccacaaggatggggagataatttcccatcccaatctcaagatacagatgcaaattatgaagaccctccacgtcattctttttggtggtga